Within the Metasolibacillus fluoroglycofenilyticus genome, the region TTTCTTGTATGAGCCGTGTCGTTTGCTGTTAACGGAGTTTATTCTTTTTGTACAGAGCATCCCTTATCAAATGTGGGTTGCTGGCAAGCCCACAACAATTGTTCTGTTATTGCTATTTAGCAGTTCCTGCATAGCGTTGTATTTTTTACAACGACAAAAATGGCATCTTGCTATCGCAGTGCTTATTGTACCAGCGTTTATTGTGCAACTGCTCCCTTATACAAATAAGCAATTGCTCATTTCCTTTGTTGATGTGGGACAAGGTGACTGTATTGTGATTGAGTTGCCTTATCGCAGGGCAGTCTATGTTATAGATACAGGCGGCTTGCTACGCTTTGAGCAAGAGGAGTGGAAGCGGCGTCATAATAAATATGAGGTGGGACGTCAAATTGTTGTGCCATTTTTAAAAGGCAAAGGAATCGGAAAAATCGATAAATTAATTTTGAGTCATGCCGATGCCGACCATGTAGAAGGTGCTGAAGAAATATTGCGTGAAATAGCAGTACGTGAAGTACATGTATCGCCTCGTTCGTTAGAAAAGGCTGTTATGTTTGATTTTTTACGAGAGGCAGAGAAACAGAAATTAATCATCCGAGAACAACTGGTAGGCGATGCTTGGGAAACGGAAAATATCCAATTTCGCTATTTATGGCCAAAAGATATTGAATACGAGGGCAATAATGATTCGCTCGTCTTATTAATGGAAGCAGATGCACTAAAAGTATTATTAATGGGTGATTTAGAGCGCGAAGGAGAAATAGCGCTGCTACAAACCGCTTATGAGGACATTCGCGATGTCAGTATATTAAAGCTTGGGCATCACGGGAGTAAAACATCAAGTATTGATGAATTTGTTGAGGCAACGAATCCACAGTTAGCCATCATTATGGCTGGGAAAAACAATCGCTATAACCATCCGCATCCCGAAGTAGTTGCACGTTTACAGAACAACAATATTTTTTATTTAGTAACAGGCGAAGTAGGAACGATAACAGTCAAATGGGATGGTAATAAGCTAACATATGAGACAATGGCAATGCATTTTGAATGACGAGACAGGTATCTAAAAGACGAAAGCATCATGAGATACAAATGAAAACACATTTTGATTTATTCATTTTAAAGCTAATAGCAAAGGCTTTAAAATCATTGTATGTATACTTTGGAAAATAAAATATATTAAACTAAACGGAAATTAATTCAACAAAAAAATTGTCCGAAAAGCATTGCGTTCGCATGCCTTTCAGACAATTTCTTTTTTCAAAAATTAGCGAGTAGCTACTTCTACAATCATTGCGATGATGAACATTATTGTAAATACCCCAAAAGGTACGACGAAGCCAATACCAGCATCGATAGCATCATTGCGTTGAGAAGCGCGACCGCGGCCTTCAAATGGGTTTTCTGTTACGTAATTTGGATCGTTATGACCTGCCATATATATCCCTCCTACTCTTTTTCAATTATAAGTCAAGCCATTGCAAAAATCCATATGCAATCGAACTTTCCTCGCCATAGTATGTGCTAAATTGTCGCAATTTTGTCGGTGCCAGGCACGCAAACAATTCTGACAATTTTGTGCGCCCCATTGCATGAAGAGAAATGTTATACTAGGAGCGATGAAGTAAAAGAGGGGTTTCGTGATGATTACAAAAATTTGGCAAGATATAAAAAAAGGGGATATTGCACCTGTTTATTTGATTGTTGGCGAGGAAACGTATTTTATAGATGAGACGATAAAACGTTTGAAGGAAGCGTTAAGCGAGCAGGAGGAAGTCGAGATGATTCCTTTTGATTTAGCTGAGCAGCCTGTAGATATTGTAATAGATGAAGCAGACACATTGCCTTTTTTTACAGACAAAAAATTGATTATTGCTAAAAATGCTTCTTTTTTAAAGGCGACAGAAAAAGGGAAGGAAAAAATAGAGCATGATTTAAAGCGTTTGGAAACTTGGTTGTCTTATCCTACCGATACCGCAGTAACTGTTTTTATAGCGCCGTATGAAAAGTTAGATGAACGTAAAAAAATAACAAAGTTAATGAAGGAGCATTCGGTTTTAATTGCGGCTGAAACACCGAAGGAGCAAGATTTGTATGTGTGGATTAAGCATGAAATCGAGGCTGCGGGAAAAGCGATTAAGGACGGAGCCGCAGTGAGATTAGTGGAAACGGTAGGTGCCAATATGTTGCAGCTAAAAATGGAGCTAGAAAAAATGGCGCTTTATTTAGGGCAAGAGCATGAAATAACGGAAGCGCTTGTGGAGGAGCTTGTCGCGAAAACTTTGGAGCATGATGCCTTTAAAATGTTGAATGCTTATTTAGGCAATCGACAGGCGGAGGCGTTAACGATTTATCATGATTTATTACGCCAAAAAGAGGAGCCAATTATGCTCGTTGGCTTGCTAGCTTCAAATATTCGTACAATGAGCCAGGCGTTTTATTTATTAACAAAAGGCTATCATCCACAGCAAATTGCTAAACAGCTAAAAGTCCATCCATATCGCATAAAAATGATACTTGAGCAGCGCAATCGCCCATCAGCGGAGCGATTATTACAGGCGCTCAACGCACTTGCTACTGTAGATTTACAATTAAAATCAGCAAGTAACAACCGAGCACGTATTTTAGAGCTATTTTTAATGAAACCTCTCCTTTAAAAGGAGGGGCTTTTTGATGAACTAGAAGATGAAAACTATAAAATTCAAATTTAAGAAAGCGATAGAGCTGTTTGAGAGATTATTTCGGAACAGCCGCTATAGTTTTCATCTAGAACTTTTCTCATAAACAATATTCTAATTATACAGATGGAATATGAAAATTTGATGAAAATAAAATATTGTTCTATATCATTCTTAGAATTTTGGCAATCTAATGGAAAACGATGCAAAAGCCATTTTTTCCTATTCCTTTCTAGTATGCTGTAGGTAAAGGAGGAGGAACGATTATGAGAATATTTCAAGTAGTATTAATAGGGCTTGGTATCATTATTTCAATTGGAATTGGTTCTTATGTTAATCAAAAGTTTGTTTCAGAAACACCAGAACCAATAGTGGAAACTCCCATACCAGTAAGTACAAATCAAGTAGCTACAGCAAGTAACTTATTTCCTAAAATTAGTATGGATGATGTGCCAGACAATAAAATGAAAGAAGATATTATTTATGGCTTTAATCTTTTTAACGAAACACATATTTATGCGGAAGAGAAGGTTGGGGCCAATTTGTCTTGTACAAGTTGTCACGCAGGGGCTGGTTTAGATGAAAATGTAGCATCCCTTGTAGGTGTAATGGCAGATTATCCAAAATATATCGCTCGCTCAGGTGATATTGTAACAATTGAAGAACGGATTAATGGCTGTATGGTTCGAAGCATGAATGGTGAAAAATTTGAAGTAAACAGTGATGAGCTTGAAGCAATGGTTGCCTATTTTAAATATATTTCTGAAGGTGTGACAATTGGTCAGGAACGACCATGGGCAAAATCAGCAGATATGAAAAAGGTGCCGACACCAAGCGTGACAGATGGGGAAAAGCTATATCAACAATCATGTGTTGCTTGTCATGCAGTAGATGGGACCGGAAATGGTGCGAACACAGGCCCGGCTTTATGGGGACCAGAATCATTTAATGATGGAGCAGGTTTAGGGCGTATGTCAAAAATGGCTGGCTATATTCAAGCATATATGCCTATAGGTGCGGCTGGCTCTCTATCTGATCAAGATGCAGCAGATTTAGCCGCTTATATTTTATCTCAAGACCGCCCAGAGTGGACGGGTCATGATAAAGATTGGCCACAAGGTGGAAAACCTTCTGATATTATGACGAAGGAGCGACGTGACCAAGTAAAAGATGGTACGATTAATTGGGAAGAAGTATTAGCAGATTTTAAATAAACTGACTCAAGGAGGCGTCCAAAAAGCTTTGTCTAACTGGCATTTTGGACGCTGACAATGGTGTTTTGGCAGTAAAGAAACGAAATTCTTCCTTTTCATGTACTTACAAAACAACTGACTTTTTTAACTTGCCACCCCAATTAATTTTGTTTGCCAAAAAAGTAACTTGTGACACTGTTTATAATACGACCTATTATTGTACCTACGAGAATAGAGGCCCCAATAAGCCCATAACCCATACCACTCCAACCACCTATAAACAAGCCGATAATAACAATACCTATGCTTATTATTAGTAGCCCATAAAAACTAATACTAAGATACTTATCTTTCTTCTCTGGAATAAATTTTTTCAAAAGTATCGATGCGACAACCAAAAGCACAGTTGCTCCGAACGCAATATAAATAAAAATTTCAAAACCTTCCATCAATCTAACCCCCTTACTGTATTCTATCACAGTAATATCTGTCAAAAAGCAACAAGGTTTACGAAAATAGACTTGCTTAAACATTATCGAAAATGTCTTAAAGGCAGGCGGTGCAATGCTTTTGGGACAATCGCCTTTTTATTAACATCAAAAGAGTACAGTATAAATTCAAGAAAGCTTATTTTATTTGATTGCCGTCAAGATATTTATAACCTAAGCCTCGAACAGTTATAATTCGAGTTGGATTTTTAGGGTCATTTTCAATTTTAAGTCTTAATTTTTTGATATGTGCATCAATAGTGCGGTCTAATACTTCTCGTTCAATATTTGGGTATAAATGTGTAATTAAATCCTCGCGAGAAAGGATAATATTAGGATGATTCATGAAATAATATAGCATCATAAACTCATGTTTTGTCAAACTGATTTGTTCACCATTTAGTAAAACCTCACCTTTTCGTGGTTTAATACAAAGCCCTTTATTTATTATTTTTTGACAAAATAATCCTGTTCTACGTAATACAGCTTCAATATGGGCAAGTAGTTCCTCTAAATTGATAGGTTTTACTAAATAGTCATCTGCGCCCATTTTTAAACCGTTAATTTTATCTTCTATAGTATGTTTGCTACTCATCATAATAATAGATATATCATGCATGTGATGATTTCTGACCCATTCGCAAAAAGCTTCTCCACTCATTCCAGGTAACAGTAAATCAAGTAAAATCATACATGGATAATCTGTATCTAGCTTTTCCATGGCTTCTTCAGCACTGTTTGCAATGGTAATATCATATTGATGATTTTGTAAAAAATCACTAACGATAGAGCACCATAATAAATCATCTTCTACAATTAAAATTTTTTGATTCATTTCAATCACCTTAAGTTAATAATAAAGTCTGTTCTGGAAAGAAATCGAATGATAAAAAATACCCCAAAAGTTAGATTTTTTCTAACCTTTGGGGTGCAGCATCATCATAATATATGACTTAAGCTTTTTTAGCTAAACGAGATTTTGTACGAGCAGCTGCGTTTTTGTGGATAAGACCTTTACCAACAGCAGTATCAACTGCTTTAGAAGCAGCAACTACTAATTCTTGTGCATTTTCAGCACCAGCAACTAAAGCTTGCTCAGCTTTTTTAACTGCAGTACGCATAGCAGATTTTGCTTGAGAGTTTGCTTCGTTTGCTTTTGCGTTAACTTTAACACGTTTAATAGCAGATTTAATATTTGGCATAACTTTCACCTCCTAAATATTAGGTACGAGATGAGTATCTTCTCACTTATTTCATGTGTCAATACAACAAAAATCATTCTACCAAACCCCAAGCTTAATTGCAATACATAAATGCAAAGAATATTTACTTGACAGTTTGACCACACTAAAAAATGAGGTGAAAATATGGAACAAGTAAATTGGGGTAGAACGGATTTAGTAGATGAAACAGATGAAGTGTTAACGTATGAATCCCAGCAACAGAAGGAAAGAACAGCGCGACAAAGCGGGGTTTTGATGGAGGAGCTGCGTGAGCAGCGCGTTGAGATTACGAAGGTAACTGTATCAAAAGAAGGAGAACAGCAGATTGGCAAAAAGCAAGGAACATATATAACACTATCGATTCCAACGCTTTACCCAAGTGATACGGATGGCTTTACACAATTGCAGCAAGTTTTGCAAAAATATATTGCCATGCTGTTAAAAGATATTCATTACCAATCTCCAAATAAAATACTTATTGTAGGGCTAGGTAATAAAACGATTACACCAGATGCAATTGGACCGATAGCAATTGATGAGTTACAAAGCGCATTTTCAGAAAATCCGAATGAACAGTTCATCATGTATGCGCCAGGGGTAACGGGGCAAACGGGCTTTGAAACGAGTGAATTTGTAAAAGCCTTAGCGGAAAAAATTAAGCCAGCTGCCGTTATTGTTATTGACGCACTTGCGACAAGGAGCAGTAAACGACTATGCCGTACGATTCAATTAACGGATACAGGCATTCATCCGGGTTCTGGTGTTGGCAATCAGCGTGCAGAAATATCAAAAGAGGTGCTTGGGATTCCTGTATTAGCTATCGGTATTCCAACTGTCGTGGAGGCGACTGTGCTAATAGCCGATGCAGTTGATATGGTATTTCGTTCGATAGCGGCGCGTATTAGCGAGCGTGAGAAGCCCTCTGGTAAACTTTCTGTAACAGGCTGGCGCTCAGATACGCAGAATGCCGATTTATCATTAGTGAAGCCGATTTTTGGTGAATGGTCGACATGGTCAATTGATGATAAAAGACAGTTATTTGAAGAAGCATTTCATGCACAGGAGCGCTTTATCGTCACACCAAAGGAAGTCGATATATGGCTTATGCAATATGCGCTATTAATTTCAAACAGTTTATTCCATTTAACTACAGCGGATTCATAAGTTCTAAACATTCTTCTCCTTCCATAGAGTAGTGGAAGGAGGGGATGCAAGCTATGAAAGTGATGCAACGCTTTTTTCTGCTGCTCTTTGTTTTATTTTTACTACCAATTATTATGGGACAGCTTCCTTTTCCGAATAACCATGTGGCTATAAAGGAAACTGAATCTGAATCTGTACCAGAAAAAAAGGTCGTTTATGCTGCTGCAACAACTATTAATCCTAGTCCTGTAAATGCCACGCCTAAACCTTTGGAAATTCTGTTTGTTTACACGCATTCTCATGAGGCATATAAGCCTGTTGTAGAAAGTAAAACAGGTATGCAGGCAGTGTATGATGAGCAAACGAATATTTTTACAATGCAACAGGCAATGCTTAATCATTTCCAATTAAATAATTTGCAAGGAACTGTGCTGGACGTTGATGTGATGAATGTAATGAAGCAGCAAGGGGCAGATTTTCACCAAGCATATCGAGTTGTGCGTCCGTATATTCAAGAGGAGCTGGCAACAAATTTATACGATTTAGTAATCGATTTTCATCGTGACGCAGTTGGAAGAAAGGTGACAACATTAGAAACACCTGAAATGAACTTTGCAAAAGTCGCGTTCGTTGTTGGGTTAGACCACCCAGGCTATGAAGGGAATTTGACGTATGCTGAAGCGCTGCATACAGCAATGAACAATATTGTACCCGGAATTTCAAGAGGTGTGATGAAAAAGTCTGGTGTAGGTGTAGATGGTGTGTATAATCAAGATTTATTTCATAAAATGCTGTTAGTAGAGCTTGGCGGCATTGATAATACCGAAGAAGAAATTTTGCGTACAGTAGCAGTATTGGCACAGGCTATTGCAAAAATTAATGCGAATGAGAAAATATAGTAAGAAGGCATATCGTCATACTGCTGAGGTAGATTATTTTATCAAGATTCAGCAATTTTTTCTATGAAGTTGGTTACCTCAAAGCAAATGATTCTGTTACACGCACACAATTTATAGCGATTATGTATTGAGCAATGTATATTATTAAAAAATAAAAATTCTGTCGAGAAAATAGTTAGTAGCTTTCTCGGCAGTTTTTTTGCATTTTCCCATCGCTGAAATGCTTGATATTCTAGCATGTATCTAGCACTTGTCGTATACTAAAATAGGAAAATAATCATGTGGAGGAATTATGAAAAGAAAACACAGTAAATGGAAATTTGTTAGTTTAGTCTTGATAATTTTTATTTTATGCCTATCAACAGTTGCTGTTAATCCAGTGTCAGCAAGCACTGAACAACCGAAGACGGAAATGCGTGCTGTCTGGATTTCAACAGTTCTTAACATTGATATGAAAGCGGGCATGACGAAGGAGCAATACATAGCTTGGGTACGTCAAACATTAGATAAATTAAAAGCAAGCAAGTTAAATACGGTTATTTATCAAGTAAGACCAACAAATGATGCGATGTATCCATCGAAGCTTGCACCGTGGTCTTCTTACATAACAGGGAAAAAGCAAGGAACAAATCCTGGTTACGACCCACTGGCGATTATGGTAGAGGAAGCACATAGACGGGGGATGGAGTTACATGCATGGATGAACCCGTATCGTGTCACAATGCCTAGCCAAAAATTATCAGACCTCGCTTCAAATAATGTGGCAAGAACAAATCCGGGCTGGGTTGTTAAATATGGTAAGCAATACTATCTAAATCCCGGTTTACCAGAAGTACAAAACTATTTAGTAGAAACAGTAAAAGAGCTAGTAGCCAATTACGATATTGATGCAGTTCATATGGATGATTATTTTTATCCATACAAAATTGCGAAAGAAGCCTTTCCAGACCAATCTGCCTATAAAAAATATGGCGGCTCCTTTAAAAAGGTGGAGGACTGGCGACGAGATAATGTCAATCAGCTTGTAAAAAAGCTATATATAGCTATTAAAGAGACAAAGCCATATGTACAGTTCGGTATTTCACCATTCGGTGTATGGCGTAATAAATCGGTAGATAAAACAGGAAGTGATACGAAAGCGGGCGTCAATAATTATGATGATTTATACGCGGACGTAAGAACATGGATTAAAAGTGGCACGATTGATTACATTGCACCACAAATTTATTGGTCAAGAACATTATCTGTTGCCAAATACGGAACGTTGTTAGATTGGTGGAGCCATGAAGTACAAACATATACAAAAACGCATCCCGTTCATCTATATATTGGACTTGCTGATTACAAGGTTGGCAATGATAGTGATGCAGCGTGGAAAAATAAAATGGAGCTACCAAATCAAATACTTGCTAATCGCTCAGAAAAAACAGCGGCTATGGGGCAAATGCATTTTTCTTTAAAAAGTATGGAAAGCAATAAATTAGGCTATGCAACGATTGTTAATCAGCAGCTATATAACTATACAGCATTGACACCGGGTACGGTTTGGGATAATACGACGGCGCCTGCCGAACCAACTTTTGTACAAGTGACGAAGGAAGCAAGAGGTCGTAAAATTGAAATTATAGATGAAAATGCGATACAGCCACGCAAATATGTAATCTATCGTTTTGTAGGAAACAGTGAAGGCTCCTATGATAATCCCAAAAACATAGTGGATGTTGTTTATAATATGAATGGTATTACCGCATTTGTGGATAAGACAGCTCTTGCTAAACATAGCTATACATATGGTATTACTGCTATATCTGCCACAGGTGTGGAAAGCAAAAATGCTTTTGTGGTGAAAGAAGGCAAATGACCAGCCTATTTTAGGCTCTTCATCTCGAATCACCCGCCCATTTGCAATGGATACAGGAATAGGTAAAAACTTTGGATGTTAACAAAGAAAAACTATCCTTCCTGTATTTTTTTATTTTGTTGCTTAATTCAGTAGATGCCTAAAGAGCTTCCTGTAAAAACATTATAATAACTAGGAGATAAACGTTATGTTGACTTAAAACCGCAGGCGTGAGAAATTCTACTTGTTTGCTCAAAAAAATCTGAACTAGTATTAGTTAAAGCACACACGAATATGTCTTATTTTACATAATCAAAAAACAATCTAAATGTGCTGAGTTGTTGATACAATCGCATTCCCATTTAGTCTAATGTTGTGCTTTATGTATTGTTCATAGTATAATTTAATATAGTTTACATTTAGGAGAGAACATATACATGAACCGAGAAGAACGTTTGAAACGACAACAGAATATCCGAAATTTCTCGATTATTGCCCATATCGACCATGGGAAATCGACATTAGCGGACCGACTTTTAGAATCAACACAAACAGTAACACAGCGCGAAATGAAGTCGCAGCTACTTGATTCTATGGACTTAGAGCGTGAGCGCGGCATCACGATTAAATTAAATGCTGTCCAATTAAAATATTTGGCGAAAGATGGAGAAACGTATACATTCCATTTAATTGATACACCGGGGCACGTCGATTTTACGTATGAAGTATCGCGTTCCTTAGCGGCATGTGAAG harbors:
- a CDS encoding YqzM family protein; amino-acid sequence: MAGHNDPNYVTENPFEGRGRASQRNDAIDAGIGFVVPFGVFTIMFIIAMIVEVATR
- the holA gene encoding DNA polymerase III subunit delta — translated: MITKIWQDIKKGDIAPVYLIVGEETYFIDETIKRLKEALSEQEEVEMIPFDLAEQPVDIVIDEADTLPFFTDKKLIIAKNASFLKATEKGKEKIEHDLKRLETWLSYPTDTAVTVFIAPYEKLDERKKITKLMKEHSVLIAAETPKEQDLYVWIKHEIEAAGKAIKDGAAVRLVETVGANMLQLKMELEKMALYLGQEHEITEALVEELVAKTLEHDAFKMLNAYLGNRQAEALTIYHDLLRQKEEPIMLVGLLASNIRTMSQAFYLLTKGYHPQQIAKQLKVHPYRIKMILEQRNRPSAERLLQALNALATVDLQLKSASNNRARILELFLMKPLL
- a CDS encoding c-type cytochrome, with the translated sequence MRIFQVVLIGLGIIISIGIGSYVNQKFVSETPEPIVETPIPVSTNQVATASNLFPKISMDDVPDNKMKEDIIYGFNLFNETHIYAEEKVGANLSCTSCHAGAGLDENVASLVGVMADYPKYIARSGDIVTIEERINGCMVRSMNGEKFEVNSDELEAMVAYFKYISEGVTIGQERPWAKSADMKKVPTPSVTDGEKLYQQSCVACHAVDGTGNGANTGPALWGPESFNDGAGLGRMSKMAGYIQAYMPIGAAGSLSDQDAADLAAYILSQDRPEWTGHDKDWPQGGKPSDIMTKERRDQVKDGTINWEEVLADFK
- a CDS encoding YesK family protein, whose amino-acid sequence is MEGFEIFIYIAFGATVLLVVASILLKKFIPEKKDKYLSISFYGLLIISIGIVIIGLFIGGWSGMGYGLIGASILVGTIIGRIINSVTSYFFGKQN
- a CDS encoding response regulator transcription factor — protein: MNQKILIVEDDLLWCSIVSDFLQNHQYDITIANSAEEAMEKLDTDYPCMILLDLLLPGMSGEAFCEWVRNHHMHDISIIMMSSKHTIEDKINGLKMGADDYLVKPINLEELLAHIEAVLRRTGLFCQKIINKGLCIKPRKGEVLLNGEQISLTKHEFMMLYYFMNHPNIILSREDLITHLYPNIEREVLDRTIDAHIKKLRLKIENDPKNPTRIITVRGLGYKYLDGNQIK
- the rpsT gene encoding 30S ribosomal protein S20; amino-acid sequence: MPNIKSAIKRVKVNAKANEANSQAKSAMRTAVKKAEQALVAGAENAQELVVAASKAVDTAVGKGLIHKNAAARTKSRLAKKA
- the gpr gene encoding GPR endopeptidase, encoding MEQVNWGRTDLVDETDEVLTYESQQQKERTARQSGVLMEELREQRVEITKVTVSKEGEQQIGKKQGTYITLSIPTLYPSDTDGFTQLQQVLQKYIAMLLKDIHYQSPNKILIVGLGNKTITPDAIGPIAIDELQSAFSENPNEQFIMYAPGVTGQTGFETSEFVKALAEKIKPAAVIVIDALATRSSKRLCRTIQLTDTGIHPGSGVGNQRAEISKEVLGIPVLAIGIPTVVEATVLIADAVDMVFRSIAARISEREKPSGKLSVTGWRSDTQNADLSLVKPIFGEWSTWSIDDKRQLFEEAFHAQERFIVTPKEVDIWLMQYALLISNSLFHLTTADS
- the spoIIP gene encoding stage II sporulation protein P; this translates as MKVMQRFFLLLFVLFLLPIIMGQLPFPNNHVAIKETESESVPEKKVVYAAATTINPSPVNATPKPLEILFVYTHSHEAYKPVVESKTGMQAVYDEQTNIFTMQQAMLNHFQLNNLQGTVLDVDVMNVMKQQGADFHQAYRVVRPYIQEELATNLYDLVIDFHRDAVGRKVTTLETPEMNFAKVAFVVGLDHPGYEGNLTYAEALHTAMNNIVPGISRGVMKKSGVGVDGVYNQDLFHKMLLVELGGIDNTEEEILRTVAVLAQAIAKINANEKI
- a CDS encoding glycoside hydrolase family 10 protein; the encoded protein is MKRKHSKWKFVSLVLIIFILCLSTVAVNPVSASTEQPKTEMRAVWISTVLNIDMKAGMTKEQYIAWVRQTLDKLKASKLNTVIYQVRPTNDAMYPSKLAPWSSYITGKKQGTNPGYDPLAIMVEEAHRRGMELHAWMNPYRVTMPSQKLSDLASNNVARTNPGWVVKYGKQYYLNPGLPEVQNYLVETVKELVANYDIDAVHMDDYFYPYKIAKEAFPDQSAYKKYGGSFKKVEDWRRDNVNQLVKKLYIAIKETKPYVQFGISPFGVWRNKSVDKTGSDTKAGVNNYDDLYADVRTWIKSGTIDYIAPQIYWSRTLSVAKYGTLLDWWSHEVQTYTKTHPVHLYIGLADYKVGNDSDAAWKNKMELPNQILANRSEKTAAMGQMHFSLKSMESNKLGYATIVNQQLYNYTALTPGTVWDNTTAPAEPTFVQVTKEARGRKIEIIDENAIQPRKYVIYRFVGNSEGSYDNPKNIVDVVYNMNGITAFVDKTALAKHSYTYGITAISATGVESKNAFVVKEGK